CGCGCGCGAGATGACGAGCGGGATCGACTCCGTCTTCGCGAGGCGGAGCGCGAGGTCGTCCACCTTCTCGGGGCGGTGGTAGACGATGCACGCGGGCTTCATCGGGTGCACGCGGATCGCGACCATCGGCGAACGCCCGTACGTGATGCCCGTGAACACGAGCGCGCGCTCGCTCGACCACCCGTAGATCTTCATGTATTCGAAGGCCGTGAGCGACGTGATCGCCTTCACGGAGTCGATGATCGTGTAGCCCTTGAGCTCGCGCTCGACGTTCTCCTCGTTCGCGATGATCTCGCCGTCGATCGCCTCGACGAACTTCGGGATCGTGATCGGCACGAAGAGCTCGCGGATGTCGATGATCGCCTCGTTCGTCTCCATCATCGACTGGTACGTCCGGAGCACGCGGTAGCCGCGCGTCTCGTCGATCTTGATGAGCGCGTGCACGATGCGCTGGACCGTGACCGTGCCCGGGCTCTTGCGGCGGCCCGACTCGTAGTCGCTGATGACCGACGGCGAGACCTCCAGGATCTCCGCGAGCTGCGTCTGCGAGACGCTGAAGATCTCCCGCCACTTGCGGATCGTCTGGCCCGGCTCGCGGGAGAGCGTGATCTCGCCCGCCATCTTCTCGGCCATCCGATCGTTCATCGTCATGCGTCGACATCCGGTCCTCGATCGATAAGGCTGCCGAAGGTGGCGACGGCTCGCGCCGAAAGAATGGCGTGGGGGAGGGTCAGTCCGCCCTCCGGCGTCCGTTCCCCCGCCCGTCTGCGCCTTGTTGACGGGTGGGGTCGGGCGGAATCGCGGCGAGTGGCGGTCGCCTCCCGGGGTATGCACCATCCCGCCGCGGGTGGCCCCCGACAGCCATGCTCGAACGGCGCACCTTGATCCTCGGGGCCCTGTTGTCGACCGCCGCCCTCACCTTCGCGGGGTGCGTCACGCCCTCCGCGATGCCGATCCCGCTCGAGGCGACGGGCGACGAAGGGGCCTCCGCCGACGGCCTCGCGCCCGATGCGGGGGACCTCGCGAACCTCACCCCCCCGACCGAGGCGACGATGCCCACATCGGGCGTCGGATCGATCGGATTCCCGCAGGGCCTCGACGCGCTCCCGCCCGCGCCCCCCGCGGGCGCAACCGAAGCGGTCGCGCCCGACACCCTGGGCGACGCCCCTCTCGCCGACGCCGGCGTCGTGCCCCCGGACGGCGTCGCTGAAGACGCGCTCGCGGAGATCCCCGCAACGGACGCAGCCGCTTCGGGCGCGTCGCCCGCGGAGGCGAAGGACGCGGAGAAGGCCGAGCGCGAGGCCGAGCGGAAGGAGCGCAAGGAGAAGCGCGAAGCCGAGCGCGAGGAGCGGAAGGCCAAGCGCGAGGCCGAGCGCGAAGCGCGCAACGCCGAGAAGAAGGGCGAGGACGCGAAGAAGGACAAGGGCAAGGGGAAGGACGCCAAGCCCAAGGAGGGGAAGGCGAAGGACAAGAAGAAGGACAAGGCCGGGAAGGACGGGAAGGCGGCCGACAAGAAGCCGAAGCCGAAGGGCAAGGACAAGAAGGACGGAAAGGCCGACGGCCAGTCCAAGAACAAAGGCAAGAAGGAAGGCAAGGACACGGCCGATTCGAAGGCCAAGCCGAAGGGGAAGGATTCGAAGAAGGGGTCCAACGACGGGACGTCCAAGAAGGACGGCGAGGGGATGGAGAAGGCCTCGAGGTCGAAGGACAAGGGCGGGAAGAAGGACGCGAAGCCGAAGCAGGCGAAGCCGGACGGCCAGAAGTCCGCGTCCAAGTCGAAGGATAGGAAGAGCGGCTGATCGCGCGTCGCGAGGAGGCATCGGATCCGGACCCGGACCCGGACCCGGACCCGGACCCGACGCCCGGCTCCCGGCGCCCGGTCCCGGCACCCGCGCCCGGTCCCGACGCCCGGACCCGGCCCCGAATCCCGGCACCCGGTCCCGGTCCCGGGTCCGACGCCCGGACCCCGGTCCCCGCGCCCGAAGGCCCCCGCTCCAGGGGTGGGTGTGCCTCCCACAATGATCCGGCCCGCTGCCCCCGCCTCGGTTGTGCCTCGCACTTTCCCCCCAGGAAGCCGGGGTCCGGAACCCAGTAGATATAAAGAAGGGCGTGGCCTTACCGCGCGTCAGGAACTCCTTCCATGGCGCGCGCACGCGCGGTGAGCAAGCTCCAGCGGACGGTGGAGATCTCCCGCATCCTCTACAAGAACGACGTCTTCGGCATGATGCGGGAGATGGCCGTCGCGGAGAGGACCCCCGGTCCGCGGGGCGGCCAGGTCGTGATCCCGCCCGAGGTGCCCCGGAAGACGCGGCGCGCCCTCGAGGAGCTGGGCCCGACGTTCGTGAAGATCGGGCAGCTGCTCGGCACGCGCCCGGACCTCGTGCCGAAGGCGTTCGTGGACGAGTTCAAGAGCCTCTACGACCGCACGACGCCCTCGCCGTTCCCGCTCATCAAGCAGCTCATCGAGCGGGAGCTGGGCCGCCCGATGGAGGAGCTGTTCGACCACTTCGAGGAGGTCCCGGTCGCGTCGGCCTCGATCGGGCAGGTCCATTTCGCGGTGCTGAAGAACGGCGAGAAGGTCGCCGTGAAGTGCCAGCACCCGGATATCGAGGAGCGCGTCTTCGTCGACTTCGAGATCATGGAGCCCATGGTCCGGTTCGTGGAGAACCTCTTCGCGGCGAGCCGGGTGTGGCAGCCCCGCGAGCACCTGAACGAGGTGTTCGACATGCTCGTGAAGGAGCTGGACTACCGCTACGAGGCGCGCAACCATCAGCGCGTGTACGAGTCCTTCCAGGGTTTCGAGGGGGTGAAGATCCCGAAGATCCACTGGGAGTTCACCGCGAAGCGCGTCCTCGTCCTCGAGCGCATCGAGGGCTACAAGCTCTCGGACTTCGACAACCCGGACCTCAAGGCCCTCGACGGCAAGCGCCTCGCCCGCGTGATCACGCACGCGATGGCGAAGCAGATGTTCGAGGACCGCCTCTTCCACGCCGACCCGTCGCCGGGCAACCTGATGGCCGTGGACGCGACGACGGTCGCGTTCCTCGACTTCGGCGCCGTCGGCAAGGTCACGAAGCGCCGCGCCGAGCGCATCCTGCATCTCATCATGGGCTTCGTGCGCAACGACGTCGAAGCCGTCGCGCAGAGCCTCTACGACATCTGCAACGTGTACGGGGAGGTCGACCTGCGGGCGCTATCGCGCGACGCGGAGCGCATCATGGACTACCACGAGCGCGAGCGGGCGAGCGTCGGCGACCCGGTCGTTCTCGACATGATCATCCAGGTCGCGCAGCGGCACAACATGCTGCTCCCGCCGGATTTCATGCTCATCACGCGCGCGCTTTTCCAGTTCGAGGGCCTCTGCAAGAAGCTCGACCCCGAATTCGAGCTCGTCGAAGTGCTGCAACCCTACATCCTCGGCGTCATCCGCCGTCGCGTCGTGAGCGCGGAAGGCGGCGCGGAGATGCTCCTCGACGCCGCGCTCCAGACGACCGAGTTCGTGAAGGCGCTCCCGACGCGCCTCGCGGCGCTCTCGCGCAAGATCGAGGGCAACGACCTGCGCATCAAGGTGGACCTCGCGTCGATGACCGAGTACCATGCGCAGGAGGAGCGCAGGAGCTTCCGGACCTCGTTCACGGCGCTCATCGCGGCGCTCGTCCTCGGCTCCGGCCTCGTGCTCGCCTTCGGAAGCCCGACCTTCCTGCTCCCGTTCCTCTTCGTCGCGTCGCTCTTCGTCCTGCTCTGGGCGTTCGTGATGCTCTATCTCGCCGATTGACGGAGCGCCGCGGGCCGCCCGCGGCTCAGCGGCGGACGCGCGTCGCGGCGAGTAGCCTTGCCGCGTCCTTGCGGTCGAACGTGACGGTCACGCCGCAAACGCGCGCGTGCGGCCGCACGAGGCGCACCTCGATCGCGCGGCGATCGCTCTCGATCGACGCGAGCCGGAACCCGTGTCGCAGATACGCCCTCAGCCTCTCCATCTTCGGGTGCACGATCACACCAGGCAGGCTGGCGACCGCGGACGGCTTCTTCCCTCTAGTTGTGTCGCCCCGCCAATGTTTATACGCCCCCGGCGGGCCCGGCGAGCGACCGCAGCGGGCCCACGGCGCGCGACGACGCGCGAAGGGCGGCGGCGACGGCGCGCGCCGCGCGCACACCGGCAGCGCGCGGGTGAGACGATGCGCGCGGGGCGCGCTCGCGTCGCTGTGGCGGCCCAACGCGACGGGGTCATTTTGCGCGACGACCCAGGGACCCTGACGCGGCGGTCCCCTTGACAGGAAAGATAAAGCTGGGCCCGTCCCATGACCCCGTCATGTCGGCCCCGAGCGTCATCCTCGTCGCCCTTGCGGTCGCGTTCGCCGGCTGCCTCGGCTCCACCGTCGAGCCCGCGCCCGTCGCGCCGGCCTCGAAACCCGCCGTCCCCGACCCCGAGACCACGAAGAAGGCGTTCACCATCGACGCCTCGCTCGCGGCGCCGCCCGTCTTCGTCTCCGTCGGCTTCAGCGGCCCGGCGTCGGCCCCGGCGGGCCCGGCGCCCCGCGCGCTCGTCGTGGAAGGAACGTGGACGTGCACCGCGCCGCCTTCGTGCAATGGCTTCCTCTATGCGTTCGGTCCCGCGGAGGAACTTCGCGATCAGGTGAGCGGCCGCGGTGGCGCGCGCATGGTCCTCGACCTCACGGACGACGACCGCGGAACGTGGCGCATCGTCCCGCAGGCTGGAGAGCCCGTCGTGAACCTGCGCGGCACGATCGCGGTCACCGTGTTCTACGAGACGCCGCCCGCGGACTTCACGGCCCTTTGATCGAGGCAAGGCCGCCGCGAAAGGCAGCCCGCCTCGCGCGGAGAAAGACGCCGCCTGCACACGCCGCGGCACGCCTGCGGCGCGTCGCGTCGCATGCGGTCCGACCGAGCGCATCGAGCGCGACGTTGCGCGGATGATCGGCGCCGCCGGGGACCTCGCGCGTCATCGGCGGCGAAAAAACGTGGATCATCGAAGATCGCCCCGGAGCGCTGGGCGCTCCGGGGATGGGGCGACGTCAAACCCTCTTCAGGGAAGGTGGACGCGCGCGCGGCACGTCGAACAACCCGGGTCCAGGATGTTCGTGCAGAACCCGTCGACCCAGAGCTCGCAGGGGTCGCGGCAGTCCTCGATGGACCCCGTGTCCTCGCAGTACGCGAAGCAGTGCTCATCCACGAGACCCTCGCACTTGTGCGTCCCGTGGGCGAGCGCGACGGACGGCGCGAGGGCGGTCACGAGGCCTGCGATGACGATCCAGCGAAGGATTTCCATCGGGGTCGAACGAACCGCGCAGGGAATGATGCTGTCGACCGCCTGTCGCTCGCTCGACCCGGGAGGCGTCCTGATGGGTCAACGGCGCGGCGAAGCGCGAGCCGCTCGATAGGGCGGCTCGCCCCCGGGGAGCGCCGCCGCGAGGGTCCTCTCACGGCTTCGCGACCGCGCCGCCTTCGAGCCGACCCCCGACGTAGCGCGTCTTCGCGGGCACCCGCGATTGCGCGCCGAGGACCGCGTCCTCGACGACGGCGCCCTCTTCGACGATCGCGCCGTCGCAGAGGATGCTCCGCGCGACGCGCGCGCCCGGGCCCACCGAGGCGCCGTCGTAGAGGATCGAGCCCTCGACCTGCGCGTCGCGCGCGACCTTCGCGCCTGCGTAGAGGTCCGTCGCGACGACCTTCGCCGTGCGGTCGACCTCGGCCTTGTCCTTGAACGGTCCGCCGTGGTGGCGCTTGCCGAGCTCCGCGCTCGCGGCGATGAGGTCCGCGGGGCGGCCGACGTCCATCCAGAAGCCCTTGATCTCGCGCCCGTAGAGCGGCTTGCCCTCGGCGAGCATCCTGGGAAAGAGCTGCTTCGAGAAGTCGAAGGCCCCCTCCGCGGGGATCATCGAGAGGACCTCGGGCTCGAGGACGTAGATGCCCGCGTTGATGAGGTTCGAGAACACGTCCTCGCGCTTCGGCTTCTCCGCGAAGCGCACGATGCGGTCGTTGCCGTCGAGGCCCACAATGCCGAACTGAGTCGGGTCCTCGACGCGCGTGAGCGCCATCGTCGCCATCGCGCCCTTCGCCTTGTGGGCCTTCACGAGGTCGCCGATGTCGACGTCGGCGAGCACGTCGCCCGAGGTGACGACGAAGGTGGAGTCGAGGAGCGCGCCGACCTTCTTGACGCCGCCCGCGGTGCCGGCGGGCGTGTCCTCCACGCTGTAGAAGACGCGCGCGCCGACCTTCGTACCGCCCGCGAGGCGTTCGATGAGGAGGTGGGGCTTGTAGTAGGTGGTGACGATGACGTCGCGGAAGCCGGCCTCGACGAGGCGGTCGAGGACATACTCGATGGTGGGCTTTCCGGCGACGCGGACGAAGGGCTTCGGGAGCCGCTCGGTGATGGGGCGGAGCCGCGTGCCCTCGCCCCCGGCCATCACGATCGCTTTCATGGGACGGGTGCCCAAAGGACCGCTAGTCCTTGAGCGTTCCTCCTACGATCTCGCGAGGCGTGACGCATCCTGGCCGGGTCATTCCCGCCAGGCCGCGTACGGAAAGCCGCTTCCGGTGTTGAAGAGGACCACCCGCTCGGACGGCCGGATCCACCCGCGATCGGCGAGCAGGCGCGCGGCCGCGACCGTCGCGCCGCCTTCCGGCGCCGCGTAGATGCCCGCGCGCGCGAGGTCGCGCGTCCCCTCCGCGATCGCCTTCTCGGAGACCGCAACGGCCGTCCCGCCGCTTGCGCGAAGCGCCCGGAGCACGAGGAAGTCGCCGATCGCGCGCGGCACGCGGAGGCCCGCGGCGCGCGTCGCCGCGTTTTCCCACGGCGTCGCGTCCTCGCGCCCCGCCTCGAACGCGGCGACGAGGGGCGCGCACCCCTCGCTCTGCACGGTGACGAGGCGCGGCCGCTCGGGGCCGACGAGGCCGAGCGCCTCCATCTCGGCGAACGCCTTCCACATCCCGACGATGCCGGTGCCGCCGCCCGTCGGGTAGACCACGACGTCGGGCATCGTCCAACCGAGGTCCTGGACGACCTCGTAGCCCATCGTCTTCTTGCCCTCCGCGCGGTAGGGCTCCTTGAGCGTGCTCACGTCGAAGATCGACGGATCCTTCGCGACGAGCGCCTGGGCCTCCTTCGCGGCGTCGGTGATGAGGCCGCTCACGAGCGTCACGCGCGCCCCGAAGGCCTCGCATTCCTCGCGGATGACGGGCGGCACGTCGCGCGGCATGAACACGTGCGCGGGCAGGCCCGCGGCCGCAGCGTACGCGGCGAGGGCGGCGGCCGCGTTGCCCGCGCTCGGGACGGCGAAGCCGCGCGCGCCGCGCTCCGCGTTCGCGGAGACGGCCATCGCGAGGCCGCGCGCCTTGAAGGACCCGGTCGGGTTGAGGCCCTCCTCCTTCACCGCCAGGTTCGGGATTCCGAGCGCCTCGCGAAGCCGCGCGGGCGCAAGAAGCGGCGTGCCCCCTTCGCCGAGCGTGAAGCGGAATCGCGCGTCCTCCACGGGGAGGACCTCGGCATAGCGCCAGAGGCCGGGGCGCCTCGCTTCGAGCGCCGAGCGCGTGACGCGACCGCGGAGGGCCGCGAGATCGTAGCGCGCGAGAAGCGGCTTTCCGCAGCAGCGCGACACGGTCGCGAGCGCGCGCGGGCCGTCCTCGTGGACGCGGCCGCAGCGGCCGCATTCGAGCCGCGCGATCAAGGCGCCCGGATCTCCGGCGCGGGCTTCCCGGCCTCGGGACGCGTCGCGCGCACGATGCGGTGCACGAGGATCGCGAGCGCGCCGTTCGAGATGACGTTCGCGGCCGAGCGCAGCTGGTCGTTCGGGCCCGCGGCCATCGAGACGAAGAACGCCGTGTAGGTCGCGGCGGCCTCGGGCGGGATGCCGAGGCCGGCGATCGCGATCGGGGGGACGACCGCGACGAAGCCGCCCGGGACGCCCGGGATGCCGTGGAGGACGATGCCGAGCGGGATCGCGAGAAGGGCGATCTCCGCGAAGGTGGGCACGTGCCCGGTCGCGACGGCGGCGGTGACGACGAGCGCGAAGGCGCCGATCATGCTGCCGTCGAGGTTCACGACGGCGCCGATGCCGAGCACCGCGTCGCCGACGTCCTCCGGGACCTCGAGATCGTCGCGCGCGGACTCGAGCGCGAGCGGGAGCGCGGCCATGCTCGAGGAGGCGGCCCAA
This genomic window from Candidatus Thermoplasmatota archaeon contains:
- a CDS encoding NDP-sugar synthase, whose translation is MKAIVMAGGEGTRLRPITERLPKPFVRVAGKPTIEYVLDRLVEAGFRDVIVTTYYKPHLLIERLAGGTKVGARVFYSVEDTPAGTAGGVKKVGALLDSTFVVTSGDVLADVDIGDLVKAHKAKGAMATMALTRVEDPTQFGIVGLDGNDRIVRFAEKPKREDVFSNLINAGIYVLEPEVLSMIPAEGAFDFSKQLFPRMLAEGKPLYGREIKGFWMDVGRPADLIAASAELGKRHHGGPFKDKAEVDRTAKVVATDLYAGAKVARDAQVEGSILYDGASVGPGARVARSILCDGAIVEEGAVVEDAVLGAQSRVPAKTRYVGGRLEGGAVAKP
- a CDS encoding helix-turn-helix domain-containing protein, producing the protein MTMNDRMAEKMAGEITLSREPGQTIRKWREIFSVSQTQLAEILEVSPSVISDYESGRRKSPGTVTVQRIVHALIKIDETRGYRVLRTYQSMMETNEAIIDIRELFVPITIPKFVEAIDGEIIANEENVERELKGYTIIDSVKAITSLTAFEYMKIYGWSSERALVFTGITYGRSPMVAIRVHPMKPACIVYHRPEKVDDLALRLAKTESIPLVISRAPLDKITERLRTL
- a CDS encoding threonine synthase, producing the protein MIARLECGRCGRVHEDGPRALATVSRCCGKPLLARYDLAALRGRVTRSALEARRPGLWRYAEVLPVEDARFRFTLGEGGTPLLAPARLREALGIPNLAVKEEGLNPTGSFKARGLAMAVSANAERGARGFAVPSAGNAAAALAAYAAAAGLPAHVFMPRDVPPVIREECEAFGARVTLVSGLITDAAKEAQALVAKDPSIFDVSTLKEPYRAEGKKTMGYEVVQDLGWTMPDVVVYPTGGGTGIVGMWKAFAEMEALGLVGPERPRLVTVQSEGCAPLVAAFEAGREDATPWENAATRAAGLRVPRAIGDFLVLRALRASGGTAVAVSEKAIAEGTRDLARAGIYAAPEGGATVAAARLLADRGWIRPSERVVLFNTGSGFPYAAWRE
- a CDS encoding AarF/UbiB family protein, producing the protein MARARAVSKLQRTVEISRILYKNDVFGMMREMAVAERTPGPRGGQVVIPPEVPRKTRRALEELGPTFVKIGQLLGTRPDLVPKAFVDEFKSLYDRTTPSPFPLIKQLIERELGRPMEELFDHFEEVPVASASIGQVHFAVLKNGEKVAVKCQHPDIEERVFVDFEIMEPMVRFVENLFAASRVWQPREHLNEVFDMLVKELDYRYEARNHQRVYESFQGFEGVKIPKIHWEFTAKRVLVLERIEGYKLSDFDNPDLKALDGKRLARVITHAMAKQMFEDRLFHADPSPGNLMAVDATTVAFLDFGAVGKVTKRRAERILHLIMGFVRNDVEAVAQSLYDICNVYGEVDLRALSRDAERIMDYHERERASVGDPVVLDMIIQVAQRHNMLLPPDFMLITRALFQFEGLCKKLDPEFELVEVLQPYILGVIRRRVVSAEGGAEMLLDAALQTTEFVKALPTRLAALSRKIEGNDLRIKVDLASMTEYHAQEERRSFRTSFTALIAALVLGSGLVLAFGSPTFLLPFLFVASLFVLLWAFVMLYLAD